Proteins co-encoded in one Fusarium fujikuroi IMI 58289 draft genome, chromosome FFUJ_chr06 genomic window:
- a CDS encoding related to acriflavine sensitivity control protein ACR-2: MAPGSKKKGKKVPSGPVADKPCHNCRRRRLRCDRQLPHCAKCDAKGVDCLGYSQIFQWTGAVASRGRLAGQQSSAALYSPARPSTARSRASLSSVSSLPSNSPASSSSASSVASPSVPSSSPAFIAPSLSQVEEVTETSEAESGSEIDLFNDIDNNVDDENDDEDDAATPLASGDTQLVCTTIHNQNHPLASGTSTPWVLVDPLYQDITSNHRQYLAYFDARLSRDFVAYDVPDNPFRNLLKFTQAHPLLRQVIIAASATHMYNRSRPWLSSDSLERGLGPRNLLMDALEAKHQVLRMLPSALQSIESIGGDIVLAAILFLINVELIESGKHNWKAHFDGAGKIMKLLGPVSDVDESLRDYIVSDCFIYYILESTFRPTDSGSHSYFESCQALQILGKTTNSYYCCPPQLLEIMLIAARLSNTKPDDVVSADMVTAAGTALLDRARNFDVIPWAQDIDLSTIPSTEQDPVLSRFRVATSHRLAICLYILHAIPAVGAWVGEDLADTIFAELHQVLSIIPDDDTNFKATTWVTFVFGACARTPEMKDWVTVQIKKLMLESPWGFLYAARDALQMLWSVQAEGMPMTSWVQTLRDLHMDFLIV; this comes from the exons ATGGCTCCAGGAAGTAAAaagaaggggaaaaaagTACCTTCTGGACCTGTTGCCGACAAGCCTTGTCATAACTGTCGACGTCGAAGACTTCGCTGTGATCGTCAACTCCCCCATTGCGCAAAGTGCGACGCAAAAGGTGTTGATTGCCTGGGATATTCTCAGATCTTTCAGTGGACGGGTGCTGTTGCTTCAAGGGGAAGACTCGCTGGTCAGCAGTCCAGCGCTGCCTTGTACTCCCCGGCACGTCCTTCTACTGCCCGCTCAAGAGCGTCCCtatcttctgtttcttcccTCCCCTCAAATTCGcctgcatcttcttcctccgccTCATCCGTCGCTTCGCCATCCgttccttcatcttcacccGCCTTTATTGCCCCGAGCCTTTCTCAAGTCGAGGAGGTCACAGAAACGTCAGAAGCCGAGTCTGGATCGGAAATAGACTTGTTCAATGACATCGATAACAATGTCGACGATGAgaacgacgatgaagatgatgctgcgACCCCCCTAGCGAGTGGTGACACACAACTCGTCTGTACCACCATCCACAACCAGAACCATCCCCTGGCATCGGGAACGTCGACTCCGTGGGTGCTCGTCGATCCCTTGTACCAAGACATTACGAGCAACCACAGACAGTATCTCGCTTATT TTGATGCGCGGCTCAGTCGAGATTTTGTAGCCTACGACGTGCCCGACAACCCCTTTCGAAATCTACTCAAATTCACTCAGGCCCACCCTCTGCTACGCCaggtcatcatcgccgcctCGGCAACGCACATGTACAACCGCTCTCGCCCGTGGCTGTCCTCGGACTCGCTAGAAAGAGGTCTTGGCCCGAGAAATCTGCTCATGGATGCCCTCGAGGCTAAGCATCAGGTATTGCGCATGCTGCCGTCTGCGCTGCAGAGTATTGAGTCTATTGGGGGTGACATTGTCCTGGCAGCGATTCTCTTCCTGATCAACGTAGAGCTGATAGAGTCTGGTAAACATAACTGGAAGGCTCACTTTGATGGCGCTGGGAAGATCATGAAGTTGCTTGGGCCTGTTTCTGATGTGGATGAGAGCTTGAGGGACTACATCGTATCTGACTGCTTCAT ATATTACATTCTGGAGTCAACGTTTCGACCAACAGATTCAGGCTCACACTCATATTTTGAATCGTGCCAAGCGCTACAGATACTCGGCAAAACCACGAATAGCTATTACTGTTGCCCGCCGCAACTCCTCGAAATTATGCTAATAGCAGCTCGACTTTCCAACACAAAACCGGACGATGTGGTCTCGGCTGATATGGTCACTGCCGCTGGAACAGCATTACTCGACCGTGCTAGGAACTTCGACGTTATACCGTGGGCCCAAGATATCGACCTCAGCACCATCCCCTCTACCGAGCAAGACCCAGTGTTAAGTCGATTTAGGGTAGCAACGTCCCATCGGCTCGCCATCTGTCTCTACATCCTCCATGCGATACCCGCCGTGGGAGCTTGGGTTGGTGAAGATCTCGCAGACACGATATTTGCCGAACTTCATCAGGTGCTGAGCATTATTCCCGACGACGATACGAACTTCAAGGCTACGACGTGGGTTACGTTTGTGTTTGGTGCGTGTGCTAGGACGCCGGAGATGAAGGACTGGGTTACGGTTCAAATCAAGAAGCTTATGCTTGAGTCACCTTGGGGTTTCTTATATGCAGCGAGAGATGCCCTGCAGATGTTATGGAGCGTTCAGGCTGAGGGGATGCCGATGACAAGCTGGGTGCAGACGTTGAGAGATCTACATATGGACTTTTTGATTGTTTGA